The Bradyrhizobium sp. WSM471 genome includes the window TCAACATTCAACTTGAGCGCTAACGCACGGTTCATGTTGAACGACTTGGGATATGACGGTCAGAATAATGCGAATGGCACCTTGGTCAGTCTGACCAATGGCTCGAACCATTCTCTGTTCACACTTATGCAAGGTGCGGTCAGTTTCGTCGCTGGTCAGGTTGCCAAGACGGGTGACATGCAGGTTGCGACCCCGAGTGCCGTTATCGGAATCCGCGGCACGGCAGTCCTTCTCAACGTCGATTCAGTGGACGGCCAGGTCTCAATCTCTGTTGCGGATCAGCACGATGGTCAGATCCATTCGGTACAGGTCTTCAAATGCGTTCCAGGGAGTGTACTTCAAGGCGCCTGTGTTGCGGGAGATTCAATCGGGATCGTTACCAGCGACGGCCCTTCGCTAAGCATAACGCCGACCGCCAATCTCGAAGTCGTCACCCAAGTTATCAGCAAAAGCCAGAGCCAGGTTGCGCAGGAGTTCAGCGCGTTTCAGCAGGTGTTGACGACCTACGACATTGGAAAGCAGCTGGCTCCGAATACTCCGCCGCCCAGCGACGGCAAGCGAGGCGACGTCGACACTAAGTCTCTACAAAAGTTCGCTGGCAGTCCCCCACCGTCACCCACCGAGGCCTCGACTACCGTTATTGTAGACGACGTGAAGGGACAGGTTAGTGGCGGATCGATCACTCCACCCACGGTAACGCTCGCTCTGATTACCGGAAGTTCTTCGTCGGCAACGAAGCCACTTGTCCCCGCATTGGACACCACGCAAGCTGCCGTTGTGGCGCCATTCGGAGCTGTGATTATCAGCAACACAGGCGGCCCAATCAACCACGGTAGTCAGACGATCAGTGGAACCGCCGGTGCCGCCTTTGTTGGAACGACGGTGACGCTGTATGATACCTATGACGGTGTCACCACTCAGATTGCTTCAGTTACCGTTGGCTCTGGCGGCGCTTGGAGTACGGCCGTCACACTGGCAGGTGATGGTACGCACAGTATCGTCGCCCGTTTCCCCGACGCCAGTAACAATCCGAGTGTGCCCGTTGTTTTTACGTTGGACACCACGGCCCCAACGGTCGCGATCACCAGCACGGGCGGTCCAACCAACCAGGCAAGCCAGACCATCACCGGCACGGTCGACGTGGCCGATGCCGGCGCGACCGTCACCATCCTTGATGGCACGGCCACGATCGGCACCGCGGTGGTGCAGGGCAACGGCAGCTGGAGCGCCACGGTCACACTGAACAACGGCAGCAACTCGCTGACGGCCCAGGTCAGCGATGCGGCCGGCAACACCGCGACCAGCAGCGCGGTGGTCTATACGGTCAGCACCACCGGTCCGGCGGTGACCGAGGCCCTGGTCTCGGACACCGGCTCCTCGGCGACCGACCACCTCACCACGAGCCCGGCGCTGAGCGGCACCGGGCTTGCCAGCACGGTGGTGCACTTCACCATCGACGGCGTCGCCAGCGCCACCACGGTGACGACCGATGCGCAAGGCGCCTGGTCGTTCACGCCGAGCGGGCTGGCGGACGGATTGCACACCATCGTGGCAAGCCAGACCGATAGCTTCGGCAATACCGGCTCGGCTTCGCTGAGCTTCACGCTGGATACGACGGCGCCTGCGGTCGCCATCACGACGATCGAGGGCGGAGATAACCTCATCAACGCCGCGGAAGCTGCCGGCGGGATCCAGGTCAGCGGCACCGCTGAGATCGGCTCGGCCCTGACCGTCAATGGTGCGGCGGTGACGGTCGATGCGACCGGTCACTGGACCACGTCGATCACGCCTGCCGGCCAGGGCGCCGTGGCCGTCACGGCGATCGCGACCGATGCGGCAGGCAACACGGCCTCGACCTCGACCACGCTGACGGTTGATACCGTTGCGCCTGCGGTCGCGATCACCAGCACGGGCGGTCCAACCAACCAGGCAAGCCAGACCATCACCGGCACGGTCGACGTGGCCGATGCCGGCGCGACCGTCACCATCCTTGATGGCACGGCCACGATCGGCACCGCGGTGGTGCAGGGCAACGGCAGCTGGAGCGCCACGGTCACACTGAACAACGGCAGCAACTCGCTGACGGCCCAGGTCAGCGATGCGGCCGGCAACACCGCGACCAGCAGCGCGGTGGTCTATACGGTCAGCACCACCGGTCCGGCGGTGACCGAGGCCCTGGTCTCGGACACCGGCTCCTCGGCGACCGACCACCTCACCACGAGCCCGGCGCTGAGCGGCACCGGGCTTGCCAGCACGGTGGTGCACTTCACCATCGACGGCGTCGCCAGCGCCACCACGGTGACGACCGATGCGCAAGGCGCCTGGTCGTTCACGCCGAGCGGGCTGGCGGACGGATTGCACACCATCGTGGCAAGCCAGACCGATAGCTTCGGCAATACCGGCTCGGCTTCGCTGAGCTTCACGCTGGATACGACGGCGCCTGCGGTCGCCATCACGACGATCGAGGGCGGTGACAACCTGATCAACGCCGCGGAAGCTGCCGGCGGGATCCAGGTCAGCGGCACCGCTGAGATCGGCTCGGCCCTGACCGTCAATGGTGCGGCGGTGACGGTCGATGCGACCGGTCACTGGACCACGTCGATCACACCTGCCGGCCAGGGTCCGCTGGTCGTGACGGCGATCGCGACCGATGCGGCGGGCAATACGGTCTCGACCTCGACCACGCTGACGGTTGATACCGTTGCGCCTGCGGTCGCGATCACGACGATCGAGGGCGGAGATAACCTCATCAACGCCGCGGAAGCTGCCGGCGGGATCCAGGTCAGCGGCACCGCTGAGATCGGCTCGGCCCTGACCGTCAATGGTGCGGCGGTGACGGTCGATGCGACCGGTCACTGGACCACGTCGATCACGCCTGCCGGCCAGGGCGCCGTGGCCGTCACGGCGATCGCGACCGATGCGGCAGGCAACACGGCCTCGACCTCGACCACGCTGACGGTTGATACCGTTGCGCCTGCGGTCGCGATCACCAGCACGGGCGGTCCAACCAACCAGGCAAGCCAGACCATCACCGGCACGGTCGACGTGGCCGATGCCGGCGCGACCGTCACCATCCTTGATGGCACGGCCACGATCGGCACCGCGGTGGTGCAGGGCAACGGCAGCTGGAGCGCCACGGTCACACTGAACAACGGCAGCAACTCGCTGACGGCCCAGGTCAGCGATGCGGCCGGCAACACCGCGACCAGCAGCGCGGTGGTCTATACGGTCAGCACCACCGGTCCGGCGGTGACCGAGGCCCTGGTCTCGGACACCGGCTCCTCGGCGACCGACCACCTCACCACGAGCCCGGCGCTGAGCGGCACCGGGCTTGCCAGCACGGTGGTGCACTTCACCATCGACGGCGTCGCCAGCGCCACCACGGTGACGACCGATGCGCAAGGCGCCTGGTCGTTCACGCCGAGCGGGCTGGCGGACGGATTGCACACCATCGTGGCAAGCCAGACCGATAGCTTCGGCAATACCGGCTCGGCTTCGCTGAGCTTCACGCTGGATACGACGGCGCCTGCGGTCGCCATCACGACGATCGAGGGCGGAGATAACCTCATCAACGCCGCGGAAGCGGCCGGCGGGATCCAGGTCAGCGGCACCGCGGAGATCGGCTCGGCCCTGACGGTCAATGGTGCGGCGGTGACGGTCGATGCGACCGGTCACTGGACCACGTCGATCACACCTGCCGGCCAGGGTCCGCTGGTCGTGACGGCGATCGCGACCGATGCGGCGGGCAATACGGTCTCGACCTCGACCACGCTGACGGTTGATACCGTTGCGCCTGCGGTCGCGATCACGACGATCGAGGGCGGAGATAACCTCCATCAACGCCGCGGAAGCTGCCGGCGGGATCCAGGTCAGCGGCACCGCTGAGATCGGCTCGGCCCTGACCGTCAATGGTGCGGCGGTGACGGTCGATGCGACCGGTCACTGGACCACGTCGATCACACCTGCCGGCCAGGGTCCGCTGGCCGTGACGGCGATCGCGACCGATGCGGCGGGCAATACGGCCTCGACCTCGACCACGCTGACGGTTGATACCGTTGCGCCTGCGGTCGCGATCACGACGATCGAGGGCGGAGATAACCTCATCAACGCCGCGGAAGCGGCCGGCGGGATCCAGGTCAGCGGCACCGCTGAGATCGGCTCGAGCCTGACCGTCAATGGTGCGGCGGTGACGGTCGATGCGACCGGTCACTGGACCACGTCGATCACGCCTGCCGGCCAGGGTCCGCTGGTCGTGACGGCGATCGCGACCGATGCGGCGGGCAATACGGTCTCGACCTCGACCACGCTGACGGTTGATACCGTTGCGCCTGCGGTCGCGATCACGACGATCGAGGGCGGAGATAACCTCATCAACGCCGCGGAAGCTGCCGGCGGGATCCAGGTCAGCGGCACCGCTGAGATCGGCTCGGCCCTGACCGTCAATGGTGCGGCCGTGACGGTCGATGCGACCGGTCACTGGACCACGTCGATCACACCTGCCGGCCAGGGTCCGCTGGTCGTGACGGCGATCGCGACCGATGCGGCGGGCAATACGGCCTCGACCTCGACCACGCTGACGGTTGATACGATTGTGCCGACTGGCGGGACGCCGGACCTCGTGGCAGCCTCTGACACCGGGCAATCGAATACCGATAACGTCACCTCCCACATCGCGCCAAGCATTGCGATATCGCTCGATTCGACAGTTGCAATTGGCGATACAGTTCAGTTTCTGCTGAACGGCTCGGCATTATTGCATCCTGTAGCACATGTCATCACCTCCGCCGATGTTCTGGCCGGCTCGATCACTCTTACCGTGACGGCCGGTGACCTCGGGGCCGACGGCAATAAGCAGGTCGCGGCTCAGTTTAGTGACGCGGCTGGTAACACTTCGTTGACGTCGGCGCTGAGCTTTACGATTGATACTACGGGCCCAACTGAGGCGTTGGCGATCACGGCTATTGCAAACTCGGGAGGTTCGGCCTCGCTGACGGTGTCGGGTACGAACGGTGTGCTCGCTGTCGGAGAGAAAATCCAGATTAGCAGTGACGGCGGTGCGACTTGGATCGACGTCCTACAAAATACCCCGACCAGCTGGAGCCTGGTGGATGCCGCGGCACATCCACTCCACTACACCTACCAGGCGCGGATCATCGACGCCGCCCGCAATACCGGCAGTGTCGTCAGTCAAGCTGTGAACGGTGAGAGCTCAAGCGGCGTTGTTGCTGGCAATCTCAATCCCGCCAACAGCAGCAATGTTGCTGTCGCTGTACCAGCATCACCGCCCATTTCAGGCGTGTATGATGGCGTGAAGGCTTTCACGTTTGGCAGTGGCAATGTAAGCGTGTCGACCGCCAGTGGCGCGAGCATCACTGGCTCAAAACAATATGGCATTGAAGCGTTCTCGGCTTCCTCGGGAAGCGTTTCAGTGACGGCCGCTGCGAACAGCAGTGTTAGGTCCGGCAGCGCAGGCATTCTTGCTTACAATCAGGCGGCCTCGATATCGCAACTCAATGGCGCCACGACCAGTACGATCTCGGTGACCGCCAACGGCACCATCGAATCGGGAACTACTCTTACAGGTTCAGGCGCAAGACCCGCAGGAATTTTGGCTGTCTACAAAGGAGGGACGACCAACACAGTAAATCCAGCTGTGTTTGGCAACGTGATCATCGATAATTTCGCCTCCATCGTGGCCGCTGGTGGCGACGGAATTCGTGCCTACAATTATGGTAGTGGTAACGTCACGATCACCGATCGCGCGGGGTCAACGATCTCGGCAAGCGATGTTTTTGGCATCAGCGCAGGGACTTATGGAAGTGGTCAAGTTTCGATCACAATGGAAGCTGGCGCCATCGTCACTTCCGGTTCAATCGGAGTTCAGGCGATCAACCAGGCCACTGCGATTGGTGTCGCTGCCGCATCGACCGTGAGCATAACCGCGCGCGGGACCATCCATTCCGGCACGCATCTTACTCCGGGCGGATCCCAGCCTCAGGGAGTTTCGGCAGGCTATTATTCGAACGGAGTTTCGAACACGAACGTCAATGGAATCGTCTCGGTCGACAATTTTGCGAACGTGACCGCTGACGCTGGCACCGGCGTGAACGCTTACAACTGGGGCAATGGCGCCGTTACATTACTCGAGGAGGCCAGCACCAACGTCTGGGGTGCGCAATACGGGATAACGGCCTATTCGCTGAGTTCCGGTGTCGGCAGTTCCGGAAGTGTAACTATCACCGTGGGCCCGAACGCTACGATCACGGCCGGAGCCTTGTACGGGATCATCGCGATCGATGCTTCTGAGCGTAATGGCGGAAATATTTCGGTCACGACGTCGACCGGCGACATCATCAATTCCGGCGGCAGTGGAATCAGCGCAAGCAATCAGGCCGTTGGCACCTCATCGAATCCGATTACAGGGCAAATATCTGTAACGGCTTTCGGAACGATCAATTCAGCCTTCAACATGTTCACGGGTGGCGGCCAACCCGGGGGTATCTGGAGCGGCTATAACGCCGGAGGTAGCCAGACGGTCAATACTTTCGTGCACGGGAACGTCGTCATCGATACAGGCGCTACGATTAACGCGGCAGCGGGAGTCGGTGTCGGTCTCTTCAATTTTGGAACGGGAGCGATCACCGCAACGCTTGAACAGTCGTCCCTTATTAATGCAGTTTCGGCGGGCCTGAACATTTTTGCGCAAGGAGGTGGCAATGTCACGATCGCCAATCATGGCGCCGTAACGGACCCAACCGGCTATGGAATAGTCGTGGGCACTGGGCAGCCATCGACCGGCGGCAGTGGTGTCATCTCGATCAGTAACCTGCACGATGCTGGAGGGCAGGCCACTTCCGGCGTGATGGTAGCGCTTGGATCTCTCAGCAACGCGACCATCCAGGTCAATAACTGGAGCAACCAAGGCGCAACGGTCACGAACTCCGGGACAATTGCGGCGACGCAGTTCTCCTTGACCCGGTTGAACACGGCCATAGGAATCTACAATGGGCCGAACAGCACGAATGTTGGTGGTGCTACCGTCAGCAATTCGGGCGGTGTCATCGGAAATGTGAACTTTAGCGCGGCGTCATTCAATATTAGCGCTGCTTCGTTCAACAACAATGCTGGTGGCGTCTGGAACGTCAACGGGCAGAATTACTTTGGCGGCGTCACGAACGCGATCAACAATGCCGGCACCATCAACGCGTCCGGCCTCAGCATTTTTTCGTCCTCGGGTCCGCTCGCGGTCAATAATACCGGATCCATAAATGTATTGGCTTTCGGAGCGGCTCTGGTCTTCGGCAACGTTTCCGGTCAGGGAGCGTTCACCATCGGCGATCATGCTGCGCTGGAACTCGGTGGCTCAGTTGCGGGCGGGCCGACCGGGCAGACCATCACCTTTGTGAATGGCAACGGGTTGCTGACGCTCGATAGTCCCTCTGCTTTCAACGGGACCATTGCGGGACTTTCGATCGGGGACACGCTCGATTTTCTCGGTGGTGTGACGGTATCAAGTGCCAGCATCAGTGGCTCGACATTGACCGTTACAGACAGCGCCCACTCCCAAACGTACTCTTATCAAGTTATTGGCGCCGCATCCGGGACAGCTTTCAATGTGCTGTCTGCGGATAAGATCGTCGTGATACCAATATCGGCGCTGTTTCCTACTACCACGCAGCGCTCATTTGCGCCCTCTTCGGGATCTTTCTATGTTCTCGCGAACGATACAATCTCCGGCACCGGTGTTGGCTTCGCGGTGAATTCCACAGACAGCAGCTCGGCCGATTATGCGACGGTTCAGATTAACCAAACGTCGTCAATTTCAGTCTCCGGAACGGGAGTCAGTTTAACGACGACCGGAGCCAATATCGCCCTCATCAATGCGGGGAGCATTACGTCGACGGCCGGCACAGCGATCGCAACGAACTCCGGATCGGGGTCGACGGACATCGTCAATTACGGCAGCGTGTCAGGCCAGGTCACTGGAATTGCGGCGCGCACCAATGGTGCCGGTCTGCTTTACATCGTTGCTGGTGGCTCGATTACCGGCACAACGTCCAGCGGCATTTCAGCGATTTCAACTTTGGGCGGCATAAACGTAACGACGGCGCCCGGACTACTGATCAACGCCGGAACCAACGGTATCCTCGCCCAGAATCAAGGTACTTCCGTGCCGGCTGGTAGTGGGGCGATTTCGATCTCGACCTCTTCCGGAACGATAAATGCTGGGACCAGCGCGATTTCGGTGTCCTATCTGTTAGGAACGAGTGCGCCGTCGACACCGCCCAACCCACCGAATGCTACGGTGTTTGGCGACATCACCATCGAGAACGTCGCCACGCTCAATGCGGCAGCGGGAGTCGGCATTTCCGCGAGCAACTACGGCGTTGGCAACATCTCTGTGTCCAACAATGCGAGCATTACAGCGACGGCGGCGGGTATAACTACTCCGGGCACAACGTCATCGCAGTATGGCATCGCCGCCTTTAACTACGGCTCTGGCAAGATCACAGTTACGACCGGGTATGGCTCGGTCATAAATTCCGGCAGTAGCGGTATCAACGTATCAAACCAGGCGACGGCGATCGCTGCGGCAGCGGCGAGCACTGTTACCGTTGTGGCGTTAGGGAGCATTAACTCAGGGGGCAACAACAACAACTCCGGTAGCGCGCCTTCGGGAATCCAGGCCGGCTACAACCCCGGTCTTGCGGGCGTGTTCAATGCGAACGTTTGGGGCGACGTGCTCGTCAACGCCAACAGTAACATCGCGGCAGCAGCGGGTGATGGTATCAACGCCTACAATTACGGCAATGGCAGCGTCACCGTTAATCTCGGGTCCAACGTCAATATTCAGGCGCTGACATCTGCGACGTCGGCGACAGGAAAGGCTCCGTACGGAATCAGCGCCTCCGTTTACGGGCCCGGCGACATTGCTGTGACAACAGCAAGCGGCGACGTGATAACATCAGGTAGCAGTGGTATCAGCGCGACAAATCTCGCAACCTCAATCGATGTGTCCGCAGCCGCGCTGATCACCATTTACGCCCAGGGTTTGATTCATTCCCAGTCGACTTTGACAAATAGCGGCGCGCAGCCGTCTGGAATTGCAGCCGGCTTTTTCGGCGGCACGAACGCGACGGTAAACTTGAACGTAAACGGCAGAGTGATTGTCAACAATGATGCAAATATCGTTGCCGATGCGGGCGTCGGCATCAATGCCTATCACTATGGAAACGGGGATATAACGGTCAACGATGCGTCTGGAACATCGGTGACCGGCGCACAGTATGGCATCGAGGCGCACGCCGAAGCCACCGGCAGTACAGGCAACATCGCCGTTAACGTCTATTCCGGAGCGACAATCACTTCTGGCACGAGCTACGGGATCTTCGCCTTCACCAAGGGTAGCGGAAATATCTCGATCATCACCTCGTCTGGCGGTGTCATCAACGCCGGCAGCGTTGGAATAAACGCCACCAATGAAGCGACCTCGATCGATGCCACTGCAAACAGCTCAATTGTCGTCACTGCGGCAGGAACGATCAATTCGGGAACGGGATTGACCGGAACGGGAAACCCGCCCGCGGGGGTCATTGCGGGCTATTTGGGGGGGACAGCCATCCCTGCCAGCTTCCCCCTGACCACTCTGTACGGCGATGTGACTGTTAACAATACCGCCAACATCGTTGCCGCTGCCGGCGACGGCATTCGCGCCTATACTTTCGGTATTGGCGACGTGACCGTGAATGATCTGGCGGGATCGATCACGGCGCTCGGCGGAAGCAGCCCCACCAACGGCTTCGGGGCCGGCATTTCAGCGAACAACTACGGTTCCGGGAACATCAGCATTTCCACCGCAGTCGGGAATGTCATCAATTCCGGAAGCTCCGGCATAGCCGCGATTAATAAGGCGCCTTCCAGCGGATCGTTTGTCGTGCCTTCGACGAGCATGATCTCTATTTTGTCTTACGCTTCTATTTCTTCCGGCTCTATCCCGACGGCCGCAGGCGATGCGCCGGCCGGAATTTTGGCAAGCTACAATCCCAACGTTGCGAACGTTGCCGATGATAATGTTCACGGCAACATCCAGATCGACGACTACGGGTCTATTTCTGCAACCGCAGGAACGGACGGCATTCGCGGCGAAAACTACGGCACGGGATCGGTCACGATCACGGCGGAGGCCGGAGCGCTGATTTTTGGCGGGCGCTACGGCATTTCAGCAGTGAGCCACGATGGAGGAAACGTCGCCGTCACGAACTATGCTCATTCAGTCGGAACATTGGCAGCAGTGAATGCCATGACCACGTCTACCGGCACGGCGGTCGTCGATAACTATGGACATTTGGTCGGAGGCATTAACGCCTACAACGCAATCGTCACCAACGAACTTTCGGCGGATTGGTCTGTCAACGGAACAAGCACTTTCTCCGGCGTAAGCGTTCTATTCAATATGGGCACGATCGACAGCTTAGGCGCCTCGCTCATTTCTGGGCTCTCGAGCTTCGTTAATACCGGGATCATCGAGGCGCTGTCCGGGAGCCTGGAAGTTGCCAGCGCAATGACTGGCGCGGGCGTCGTCGACATCTATGGCGCAACAGTTCAACTCGATGCAGCTTCAGACGCGCATGTTCAATTTGCAACGAGCCAATCTGGTAAACTGGTCCTTGGGAGTCCAATCAATTTCACCGGTACAGTCACTGGTTTCGACTCTGGAGATGCCATTGATCTCAATGGGATAGCTCCTGCGAACGTGAGTATCAACGCTTCAGGTTCTCTCCATGTCAGCTATACAGGCGGAGGCTTTGATTTGGTCGGGGCCTATAGCGCTTCCGATTTCTCCGTCCTGTCGGATGGTGCGGGCGGCTCGGAGATCATCTGGAATCACCATGCGCCAGCCATTGTCACTGACCAGGTCAGCGTGGTGAACAATGCCAATGGAACGATGACGGTATTGGGCTTGCAGGTCTTGGACAGCGACGCGAACGCGTCGGCTGAGAGCTTCAGGTTGAGCGCGACGACCGAAGAGGCTGGATCGGGAAGTGCAGTGACTCCATCTGGCAGCAGCGGCTCCCTGACAGCGATCAATGGCGTCCTCGCGGCCGGCGCTGTCTACAACCCAGGTGCTGCACCGCCACTCGTCGACAAGTTCACGTTGACGGTAACTGATGGGTTTGGCGCAACGGACACCGTCAATTTTGTCTTCAACGGAGCTGGAGCAAGCTCCAACACCGTGCTGCAGGGCTCATCGGGAAGAGACGTAATTCTTGCTTCAACTGGATCGGACACGCTCAGCGGCGCAGGTGGGCCGGACCAGTTTGTGTTCGCGCCGACCTCTTCGGGGCCGTCCGTGCAACACACAGTGACCGACTTCATCGTTGGGTTAGACCGGCTTGACGTAAGGCAATTCGCCGGTCTCACCGCGGGATCGCTACCTGCCGAAACCCAACAGGGAAGCGACACGCTGATTACGCTCGATAGTCACGACACGATTCTGCTAAAGAATGTCAATGCCACGGCGGTGCACGCCAGCGACTTCATTTTCCATACCTAGATACTCGATTGCAATTGCTTGACCCTTCGAGGGAAGTCGCTGGCGGTTTCGAGAACGATGGAAGCGATTGGTCCAATGTTCATTCAGATCCGCGCCCTGTACGATGCGTGCGGTTATTTTTGTCTCACGGCGGATAAGTGAAGTATGTTCCAACGCAATCGTAACTTGCCGATGGCGCCGGGTCGATTGGTCTCCGAAAAGTCCCTGATCGAGGGCCAGAGGATAGTCGTCGCTTCCTCCGCGGGGAAGAGGTTGGCTGGTAAATCAGGCATCGTCACCGGTAAAGGCAGGAGCAAGAGCCAGGTCAGGGTTCTGCTCGACGGCTCCAAGGGGCCCATCACGTTGCACGCGCGCTTTGTAGACTTGCCGAAAGGGCAAATGTTGCGAGCATTGGGGGAGTTCCTCCAGCCCATATGATGGTGTTATCCAACGACGGTCCCGTATGATATGAGTTGTACGAAGGCTTGGTGCGGGTGGAGCGTGTCGCGCGCGATGCGAACCGACGTCATTAATCGATATTCGCCCGTCGTTTACCGCTGCGATGTATGAACTATTGCAATCTCGCATTGAGTGAAAATGCTTTACGAGATGACATCATGATGGGTGTACGTGATCACCGCTTGGCTTGGCGAATCAGAAGCAAAATTAAAAGAATCAGCAGCGCAATCACCAAGAATGTTTAGGTGTACGGCTTCCGCTCCCGTTTGTGATTGTTAGCATGCCGCTAGTCTGCCC containing:
- a CDS encoding Ig-like domain-containing protein; its protein translation is MPVVFTLDTTAPTVAITSTGGPTNQASQTITGTVDVADAGATVTILDGTATIGTAVVQGNGSWSATVTLNNGSNSLTAQVSDAAGNTATSSAVVYTVSTTGPAVTEALVSDTGSSATDHLTTSPALSGTGLASTVVHFTIDGVASATTVTTDAQGAWSFTPSGLADGLHTIVASQTDSFGNTGSASLSFTLDTTAPAVAITTIEGGDNLINAAEAAGGIQVSGTAEIGSALTVNGAAVTVDATGHWTTSITPAGQGAVAVTAIATDAAGNTASTSTTLTVDTVAPAVAITSTGGPTNQASQTITGTVDVADAGATVTILDGTATIGTAVVQGNGSWSATVTLNNGSNSLTAQVSDAAGNTATSSAVVYTVSTTGPAVTEALVSDTGSSATDHLTTSPALSGTGLASTVVHFTIDGVASATTVTTDAQGAWSFTPSGLADGLHTIVASQTDSFGNTGSASLSFTLDTTAPAVAITTIEGGDNLINAAEAAGGIQVSGTAEIGSALTVNGAAVTVDATGHWTTSITPAGQGPLVVTAIATDAAGNTVSTSTTLTVDTVAPAVAITTIEGGDNLINAAEAAGGIQVSGTAEIGSALTVNGAAVTVDATGHWTTSITPAGQGAVAVTAIATDAAGNTASTSTTLTVDTVAPAVAITSTGGPTNQASQTITGTVDVADAGATVTILDGTATIGTAVVQGNGSWSATVTLNNGSNSLTAQVSDAAGNTATSSAVVYTVSTTGPAVTEALVSDTGSSATDHLTTSPALSGTGLASTVVHFTIDGVASATTVTTDAQGAWSFTPSGLADGLHTIVASQTDSFGNTGSASLSFTLDTTAPAVAITTIEGGDNLINAAEAAGGIQVSGTAEIGSALTVNGAAVTVDATGHWTTSITPAGQGPLVVTAIATDAAGNTVSTSTTLTVDTVAPAVAITTIEGGDNLHQRRGSCRRDPGQRHR
- a CDS encoding Ig-like domain-containing protein, with amino-acid sequence MRLRSRSRRSRAEITSINAAEAAGGIQVSGTAEIGSALTVNGAAVTVDATGHWTTSITPAGQGPLAVTAIATDAAGNTASTSTTLTVDTVAPAVAITTIEGGDNLINAAEAAGGIQVSGTAEIGSSLTVNGAAVTVDATGHWTTSITPAGQGPLVVTAIATDAAGNTVSTSTTLTVDTVAPAVAITTIEGGDNLINAAEAAGGIQVSGTAEIGSALTVNGAAVTVDATGHWTTSITPAGQGPLVVTAIATDAAGNTASTSTTLTVDTIVPTGGTPDLVAASDTGQSNTDNVTSHIAPSIAISLDSTVAIGDTVQFLLNGSALLHPVAHVITSADVLAGSITLTVTAGDLGADGNKQVAAQFSDAAGNTSLTSALSFTIDTTGPTEALAITAIANSGGSASLTVSGTNGVLAVGEKIQISSDGGATWIDVLQNTPTSWSLVDAAAHPLHYTYQARIIDAARNTGSVVSQAVNGESSSGVVAGNLNPANSSNVAVAVPASPPISGVYDGVKAFTFGSGNVSVSTASGASITGSKQYGIEAFSASSGSVSVTAAANSSVRSGSAGILAYNQAASISQLNGATTSTISVTANGTIESGTTLTGSGARPAGILAVYKGGTTNTVNPAVFGNVIIDNFASIVAAGGDGIRAYNYGSGNVTITDRAGSTISASDVFGISAGTYGSGQVSITMEAGAIVTSGSIGVQAINQATAIGVAAASTVSITARGTIHSGTHLTPGGSQPQGVSAGYYSNGVSNTNVNGIVSVDNFANVTADAGTGVNAYNWGNGAVTLLEEASTNVWGAQYGITAYSLSSGVGSSGSVTITVGPNATITAGALYGIIAIDASERNGGNISVTTSTGDIINSGGSGISASNQAVGTSSNPITGQISVTAFGTINSAFNMFTGGGQPGGIWSGYNAGGSQTVNTFVHGNVVIDTGATINAAAGVGVGLFNFGTGAITATLEQSSLINAVSAGLNIFAQGGGNVTIANHGAVTDPTGYGIVVGTGQPSTGGSGVISISNLHDAGGQATSGVMVALGSLSNATIQVNNWSNQGATVTNSGTIAATQFSLTRLNTAIGIYNGPNSTNVGGATVSNSGGVIGNVNFSAASFNISAASFNNNAGGVWNVNGQNYFGGVTNAINNAGTINASGLSIFSSSGPLAVNNTGSINVLAFGAALVFGNVSGQGAFTIGDHAALELGGSVAGGPTGQTITFVNGNGLLTLDSPSAFNGTIAGLSIGDTLDFLGGVTVSSASISGSTLTVTDSAHSQTYSYQVIGAASGTAFNVLSADKIVVIPISALFPTTTQRSFAPSSGSFYVLANDTISGTGVGFAVNSTDSSSADYATVQINQTSSISVSGTGVSLTTTGANIALINAGSITSTAGTAIATNSGSGSTDIVNYGSVSGQVTGIAARTNGAGLLYIVAGGSITGTTSSGISAISTLGGINVTTAPGLLINAGTNGILAQNQGTSVPAGSGAISISTSSGTINAGTSAISVSYLLGTSAPSTPPNPPNATVFGDITIENVATLNAAAGVGISASNYGVGNISVSNNASITATAAGITTPGTTSSQYGIAAFNYGSGKITVTTGYGSVINSGSSGINVSNQATAIAAAAASTVTVVALGSINSGGNNNNSGSAPSGIQAGYNPGLAGVFNANVWGDVLVNANSNIAAAAGDGINAYNYGNGSVTVNLGSNVNIQALTSATSATGKAPYGISASVYGPGDIAVTTASGDVITSGSSGISATNLATSIDVSAAALITIYAQGLIHSQSTLTNSGAQPSGIAAGFFGGTNATVNLNVNGRVIVNNDANIVADAGVGINAYHYGNGDITVNDASGTSVTGAQYGIEAHAEATGSTGNIAVNVYSGATITSGTSYGIFAFTKGSGNISIITSSGGVINAGSVGINATNEATSIDATANSSIVVTAAGTINSGTGLTGTGNPPAGVIAGYLGGTAIPASFPLTTLYGDVTVNNTANIVAAAGDGIRAYTFGIGDVTVNDLAGSITALGGSSPTNGFGAGISANNYGSGNISISTAVGNVINSGSSGIAAINKAPSSGSFVVPSTSMISILSYASISSGSIPTAAGDAPAGILASYNPNVANVADDNVHGNIQIDDYGSISATAGTDGIRGENYGTGSVTITAEAGALIFGGRYGISAVSHDGGNVAVTNYAHSVGTLAAVNAMTTSTGTAVVDNYGHLVGGINAYNAIVTNELSADWSVNGTSTFSGVSVLFNMGTIDSLGASLISGLSSFVNTGIIEALSGSLEVASAMTGAGVVDIYGATVQLDAASDAHVQFATSQSGKLVLGSPINFTGTVTGFDSGDAIDLNGIAPANVSINASGSLHVSYTGGGFDLVGAYSASDFSVLSDGAGGSEIIWNHHAPAIVTDQVSVVNNANGTMTVLGLQVLDSDANASAESFRLSATTEEAGSGSAVTPSGSSGSLTAINGVLAAGAVYNPGAAPPLVDKFTLTVTDGFGATDTVNFVFNGAGASSNTVLQGSSGRDVILASTGSDTLSGAGGPDQFVFAPTSSGPSVQHTVTDFIVGLDRLDVRQFAGLTAGSLPAETQQGSDTLITLDSHDTILLKNVNATAVHASDFIFHT